A window of the Kosakonia radicincitans DSM 16656 genome harbors these coding sequences:
- a CDS encoding MbtH family protein, giving the protein MEFTNPFDNPQGRFYILQNSQQQYSLWPAQCALPGGWRVVCEPQPQEACNRWLDAHWQTLTPAHYVTARSGQ; this is encoded by the coding sequence ATGGAGTTCACCAACCCCTTCGATAATCCGCAAGGGCGGTTTTATATTCTGCAAAACAGCCAGCAGCAATACAGTTTGTGGCCTGCACAGTGCGCGTTGCCTGGCGGCTGGCGCGTGGTGTGCGAACCGCAGCCACAGGAAGCCTGCAATAGGTGGCTTGACGCTCACTGGCAGACCTTAACCCCGGCGCACTACGTGACTGCAAGGAGCGGCCAATGA
- the fes gene encoding enterochelin esterase yields MTSTTGSDAWWESKQGPEWVQEAGEYRVTFWWRDPAGTEATSPIQRVWLYITGVTDHHQNARPQSLERIAGTDVWYREIRLEAGWRGSYCLMPSQNHDDFSPAVFAAIPPDRAALREGWRKLLAQAIADPLNRQSWRGGRGHPVSALEMPDAPLQPGWQASDTPFNEPQLLHWRSQRLNNTRRVWIYTTGEENVAERPLAVLLDGQFWAQSMPVWPALAALTNEGQLPAAVYVLIDVIDNVHRTRELPCNADFWLAVQEELLPQVQALAPFSNRAERTVVAGQSFGGLSSLYAALHWPQRFGCVLSQSGSYWWPHRGAEQDGILIQQLQRGELHPSGLRIVLEAGAREPLIFRANQALFSLLQRIQQPVFWRQVDGGHDALCWRGGLTSGLITLWQPLTRAR; encoded by the coding sequence GTGACGTCAACAACGGGAAGTGATGCCTGGTGGGAGTCAAAACAGGGGCCGGAATGGGTGCAGGAAGCGGGCGAATACCGCGTCACGTTTTGGTGGCGGGATCCGGCAGGCACGGAAGCCACTTCCCCCATTCAACGGGTCTGGCTCTATATCACCGGCGTGACCGATCATCATCAAAATGCCCGGCCGCAATCGCTTGAGCGCATTGCCGGTACTGATGTCTGGTACCGTGAGATCCGCCTTGAAGCGGGCTGGCGGGGCAGCTATTGCCTGATGCCTTCGCAAAATCACGACGATTTTTCCCCCGCGGTGTTTGCTGCCATTCCGCCGGATCGCGCCGCTCTGCGCGAAGGCTGGCGCAAACTGCTGGCGCAGGCGATTGCCGATCCGCTTAACCGGCAAAGCTGGCGCGGCGGTCGCGGCCATCCGGTTTCGGCGCTGGAAATGCCTGATGCGCCGCTACAGCCGGGATGGCAGGCATCCGATACGCCTTTCAATGAACCGCAACTATTGCACTGGCGCAGCCAGCGGCTGAACAACACGCGCCGCGTGTGGATCTACACCACCGGCGAGGAAAACGTGGCCGAACGCCCGCTGGCGGTGCTGCTCGACGGGCAATTCTGGGCGCAGAGTATGCCGGTCTGGCCCGCGCTGGCCGCGCTCACCAACGAGGGGCAATTACCGGCGGCAGTCTATGTGCTGATCGATGTGATTGATAATGTGCACCGCACGCGCGAACTGCCCTGCAATGCCGATTTCTGGCTGGCGGTGCAGGAAGAGCTGCTGCCGCAGGTGCAGGCGCTGGCGCCGTTCAGCAATCGCGCTGAGCGCACGGTGGTGGCCGGGCAGAGTTTTGGCGGTCTCTCTTCACTTTATGCCGCGCTGCACTGGCCGCAGCGTTTTGGCTGCGTATTGAGCCAGTCTGGTTCTTACTGGTGGCCGCATCGCGGCGCAGAGCAGGACGGCATCCTTATCCAACAACTTCAACGCGGTGAACTGCACCCCTCCGGCCTGCGCATTGTGCTGGAAGCGGGCGCGCGCGAACCGCTGATTTTTCGCGCCAATCAGGCGCTTTTTTCCCTGTTACAACGCATACAGCAGCCGGTTTTCTGGCGTCAGGTTGACGGCGGACATGATGCGCTTTGCTGGCGCGGCGGGCTGACTTCCGGGCTGATTACCCTCTGGCAGCCTTTGACCCGCGCCCGCTGA
- a CDS encoding TonB-dependent siderophore receptor, which translates to MNNKIKTLTLLVNLGIYGAALPAMAADSNTTNSTENDDTIVVTAAQQNLQAPGVSTITADEIRKNPPARDVSEIIRTMPGVNLTGNATSGQRGNNRQIDIRGMGPENTLILIDGKPVTSRNSVRLGWRGERDSRGDTNWVPPEMIERIEVIRGPAAARYGNGAAGGVVNIITKKDKTNEWHGAWNTYFNAPEHKDEGSTKRTDFSLSGPLGGDVSFRLYGNLAKTQADAWDINQDHQSERTGIYANTMAAGREGSINKDINGVVRWDFAPLQSLEFEAGYSRQGNLYAGDTQNTNNDSSTNNYVKENYGKETNRLYRQNYSVTWNGGWDNGVTTNNWLQYEHTRNSRLGEGLAGGLEGLFNTNKFTDIDLSDVMLHNEVNLPLDLLVNQTLTLGTEWNQQRMKDMASNKQAFQGGPISGLSSTNRSPYSSADIYSVFAEDNMELTESTMLTPALRFDHHTIVGNNWSPSLNLSQGLGDDFTLKMGIARAYKAPSLYQTNPNYILYSRGQGCYASGTGVGCYMMGNDDLKAETSINKEIGLEFKREGWLAGLTWFRNDYRNKIEAGYSPLSQTSVGSTKTDLYQWENVPKAVVEGLEGTLNVPVSDAVTWSNNFTYMLQSKNKTTGERLSIIPEYTVNSTLSWQIVQDVSVQSTFTWYGKQEPKKYDYQGNRVTGSATNEVSPYSIVGLSGTWDVTKYVSLTAGIDNLFDKRHWRAGNAQSTGGSTGWMYGAGAETYNESGRTWYMSVNTHF; encoded by the coding sequence ATGAATAACAAAATCAAGACCTTGACCTTATTGGTCAATCTGGGAATTTACGGTGCTGCTTTGCCCGCCATGGCGGCAGACAGCAATACCACCAACTCCACCGAGAATGATGACACCATCGTTGTGACCGCCGCGCAGCAAAATTTGCAGGCGCCGGGCGTTTCCACCATCACCGCTGACGAAATTCGCAAAAACCCGCCAGCGCGCGACGTTTCTGAAATTATCCGGACCATGCCGGGCGTTAACTTAACCGGTAACGCCACCAGCGGTCAGCGCGGCAACAACCGCCAGATCGATATTCGCGGTATGGGCCCGGAAAACACCCTGATTCTGATTGACGGCAAACCGGTTACCAGCCGCAACTCCGTGCGCCTTGGCTGGCGCGGCGAGCGTGACAGCCGTGGCGACACTAACTGGGTGCCGCCGGAAATGATCGAACGTATCGAAGTGATTCGCGGCCCGGCAGCAGCGCGTTACGGTAACGGCGCAGCCGGCGGCGTGGTGAATATCATCACCAAAAAAGATAAAACAAACGAATGGCACGGTGCCTGGAACACCTATTTCAACGCGCCGGAACATAAAGACGAAGGTTCCACCAAACGTACCGACTTCAGCCTGAGCGGCCCGCTGGGCGGCGATGTCAGCTTCCGCCTGTATGGCAACCTGGCAAAAACCCAGGCCGACGCGTGGGATATCAACCAGGATCACCAGTCTGAACGTACCGGGATCTATGCCAACACCATGGCCGCCGGTCGTGAAGGTTCGATTAACAAAGATATCAACGGCGTGGTGCGCTGGGATTTTGCACCGTTGCAGTCGCTGGAGTTCGAAGCCGGTTACAGCCGCCAGGGCAACCTCTACGCGGGCGATACGCAGAACACCAACAACGACAGTAGCACCAATAACTACGTGAAAGAGAACTACGGCAAAGAGACGAACCGTCTTTATCGCCAGAACTACTCTGTCACCTGGAATGGCGGCTGGGATAACGGTGTGACCACCAATAACTGGCTCCAGTACGAACACACGCGCAACTCGCGTCTCGGCGAAGGCCTGGCGGGCGGTCTGGAAGGGTTATTCAACACCAATAAGTTCACCGATATCGATCTCTCGGACGTGATGCTGCATAACGAAGTGAACCTGCCGCTGGATCTGCTGGTCAATCAGACGCTGACGCTGGGAACCGAGTGGAACCAGCAGCGGATGAAAGACATGGCGTCGAATAAGCAGGCTTTCCAGGGCGGCCCCATTTCCGGTCTGAGCAGCACCAACCGCAGCCCTTACTCCAGCGCTGATATCTACTCGGTGTTCGCGGAAGACAATATGGAGCTGACCGAGAGCACCATGCTGACGCCAGCCCTGCGCTTTGATCATCACACCATTGTCGGCAATAACTGGAGCCCATCGCTGAACCTGTCGCAGGGTCTGGGCGATGACTTCACGCTGAAAATGGGTATCGCCCGCGCTTACAAAGCGCCGAGCCTCTATCAGACCAACCCGAACTACATCCTCTACAGTCGTGGTCAGGGTTGCTACGCCAGCGGCACCGGCGTGGGCTGCTACATGATGGGGAACGACGATCTGAAAGCGGAAACCAGCATCAACAAAGAGATTGGCCTGGAATTCAAACGTGAAGGCTGGCTGGCCGGTTTGACCTGGTTCCGCAACGATTACCGCAACAAGATTGAAGCCGGTTATTCACCGCTGAGCCAGACCTCGGTCGGCAGTACCAAAACCGATCTCTATCAATGGGAAAACGTGCCGAAAGCGGTAGTGGAAGGTTTAGAAGGCACCCTGAACGTGCCGGTCAGCGATGCGGTAACGTGGAGCAACAACTTCACTTACATGCTGCAAAGCAAAAACAAAACCACTGGCGAACGCCTGTCGATCATTCCGGAGTACACGGTAAACTCCACCCTGAGCTGGCAAATTGTGCAGGATGTTTCTGTTCAGTCGACCTTTACCTGGTACGGCAAACAGGAACCGAAAAAGTATGACTATCAGGGTAACCGCGTGACCGGTTCCGCTACCAACGAAGTCAGCCCTTACAGCATCGTTGGCCTGAGCGGCACCTGGGATGTGACCAAATACGTTAGCCTGACGGCCGGTATCGATAACCTGTTCGACAAACGCCACTGGCGCGCGGGTAACGCCCAGAGCACCGGCGGCAGCACTGGCTGGATGTACGGCGCTGGCGCAGAAACCTATAACGAATCGGGCCGCACCTGGTATATGAGTGTGAACACCCACTTCTAA
- the entD gene encoding enterobactin synthase subunit EntD: MHTTHHTVSLADHTLHLIDFLPATFTPADLLWLPHHEALAHCALKRQTEHLAGRIAALHALQEHGFSTIPAPGAAGEPCWPQGVSGSISHSGQRAVAVVASHPVGVDLEAQFSPALCDELAASIVNAQEHALLAACPLPFTLALTLAFSAKESLYKAFSPQAKPFPGFASAHITAIDEQHLELRFLAEFSPQLVDKKVNVYWRADHERVMTLAVGLPFGS, from the coding sequence ATGCACACCACTCATCACACCGTTTCCCTCGCCGATCACACGCTTCATCTGATCGATTTTCTTCCCGCGACGTTTACTCCCGCCGATCTGCTCTGGCTGCCGCATCATGAGGCGCTTGCGCACTGCGCGTTAAAGCGCCAGACCGAGCATCTGGCCGGGCGCATCGCCGCGCTGCACGCATTGCAGGAGCATGGTTTCAGCACGATTCCGGCCCCTGGCGCGGCTGGCGAACCCTGCTGGCCGCAAGGCGTATCGGGTAGCATCAGCCACAGCGGGCAGCGTGCCGTTGCCGTAGTGGCGTCGCATCCTGTCGGCGTGGATCTTGAAGCGCAGTTCAGCCCGGCGCTGTGCGATGAACTGGCCGCAAGCATTGTTAACGCGCAGGAACATGCGCTGCTCGCCGCCTGCCCCCTGCCGTTTACGCTGGCGCTCACGCTCGCTTTCAGCGCGAAAGAGAGCCTTTACAAAGCGTTCTCCCCGCAGGCGAAGCCCTTCCCCGGCTTTGCCAGCGCGCACATCACCGCTATTGATGAACAGCATCTTGAGCTGCGTTTTCTGGCGGAATTTTCCCCACAACTGGTTGATAAAAAAGTAAACGTCTACTGGCGAGCCGACCACGAACGGGTAATGACGCTGGCCGTGGGTTTACCGTTCGGATCGTGA